From the genome of Ananas comosus cultivar F153 linkage group 16, ASM154086v1, whole genome shotgun sequence, one region includes:
- the LOC109721958 gene encoding S-type anion channel SLAH4-like yields the protein MSCRARGVPATENLHPPGEEHVQKALMQKLSVLTRFHAGYFRISLSLCGQALLWKTLSAADPRALHFILHLLPVAAFDVLWSFALSSLVVLCALYAIRCTCRFECFKAELGHHIGVNYLFAPWASALLLLQCASSPFLRPESPAYHVLWYXFAVPILVLDVKVYGQWFIRGRRYCLSAVANPTSQMTVIANMAAAAAAATTDTDLKEIATCMFTVGLAHYLVLFVTLYQRLAGSESLLPALLRPVFFLFFAAPATASVAWAAISGSGGFDTAAKMLFFLSFFLFLCLVSRPMLFWRSMRTFSLAWWAYSFPLTVLALAAEKYAQEVKGGVPNAIMLVLSLVSALVTVALILLSAFNPALLVPQRDPFLPQPSIPS from the exons aTGAgttgcagagctagaggagtaccagctacag AAAATCTGCATCCCCCCGGAGAAGAACATGTTCAAAAAGCACTTATGCAGAAGCTGTCAGTTTTAACGAGATTCCACGCGGGTTACTTTCGCATAAGCCTTTCCCTCTGCGGCCAAGCCCTACTATGGAAGACCCTCTCCGCCGCCGACCCTCGGGCGCTCCACTTTatcctccacctcctccccgTCGCCGCCTTCGACGTTCTCTGGTCCTTCGCACTGTCGTCCCTCGTCGTGCTTTGTGCTCTTTACGCAATTCGCTGCACCTGCCGCTTCGAGTGCTTTAAGGCCGAGCTCGGCCACCACATCGGCGTCAACTACCTCTTCGCCCCATGGGCCTccgcgctcctcctcctccagtgCGCCTCCTCGCCCTTCCTCCGTCCCGAGAGCCCCGCGTACCACGTCCTCTGGTAT TNGTTTGCGGTCCCAATTCTGGTGCTGGACGTGAAAGTGTACGGGCAGTGGTTTATAAGGGGCCGGAGGTACTGCCTGTCGGCGGTGGCGAACCCGACGAGCCAGATGACGGTGATCGCGaacatggcggcggcggcggcagcggcgacgACGGACACGGACTTGAAGGAGATTGCGACGTGCATGTTTACGGTGGGCTTGGCCCACTACCTCGTACTTTTCGTGACGCTGTACCAACGCCTCGCGGGGAGCGAGAGCCTCCTCCCGGCACTGCTCCGCCCGGTGTTCTTCTTATTCTTCGCCGCCCCCGCCACCGCCAGCGTTGCCTGGGCCGCCATCTCCGGCAGCGGTGGCTTCGACACCGCCGCGAAGatgctcttcttcctctcattcttcctcttcctttgcCTG GTCTCACGACCGATGCTATTTTGGCGATCAATGAGGACCTTCAGTCTGGCATGGTGGGCGTACTCTTTTCCACTGACGGTGCTGGCACTGGCGGCCGAGAAGTACGCACAAGAGGTGAAAGGCGGTGTACCGAACGCAATAATGCTCGTCTTGTCCCTCGTCTCTGCCCTCGTCACTGTCGCCCTCATCCTACTCTCCGCCTTCAATCCCGCCCTACTCGTCCCCCAACGCGACCCTTTCCTCCCTCAGCCCTCCATCCCATCCTAG